One segment of Ziziphus jujuba cultivar Dongzao chromosome 12, ASM3175591v1 DNA contains the following:
- the LOC107428244 gene encoding probable plastid-lipid-associated protein 10, chloroplastic isoform X1 — translation MEMDLAFASPLYLPIGKRAVDKIKPYSSILTVGRKVSPYKLFSCSATIANQPTQSLEFEVENKKHDLLRAIQDTQRGLVTTADQRSSIEEALVCVEGYNKGSPIDLVKLDGTWRLQYTSAPDVLVLLEAAARLPFFQVGQIFQKFECQDQSSGGVIQNVVQWSIPALLEEQEGATLLVSAKFDVVSVRNIYLQFEEITVQNIKISEELQAVIAPALLPRSFLSLQILQFLRTFKAQIPVTNTGRQRAVGGLYYLSYLDSNMLLGRAVGGGGVFVFTRSQPLDL, via the exons ATGG AAATGGATTTGGCTTTTGCTTCTCCATTGTACCTTCCAATTGGAAAGAGAGCTGTTGACAAGATCAAGCCTTACAGCTCAATACTCACTGTGGGTAGAAAGGTGTCCCCCTACAAATTGTTTTCATGCTCGGCGACTATAGCAAACCAACCAACTCAG TCACTGGAGTTTGAAGTAGAGAACAAAAAACACGACCTCTTGAGAGCTATTCAGGACACTCAACGTGGCCTTGTTACAACTGCTGATCAACGCTCTTCAATAGAGGAGGCTTTG GTATGTGTGGAAGGATACAACAAGGGTTCACCAATTGACTTGGTGAAATTGGATGGAACTTGGCGATTGCAGTATACCTCTGCCCCTGATGTTCTAGTTCTTTTGGAGGCTGCTGCCAGGCTTCCTTTCTTTCAG GTTGGGCAGATCTTCCAAAAATTTGAATGCCAGGATCAGTCCAGTGGAGGTGTGATCCAGAATGTTGTGCAGTGGAGTATCCCTGCCCTCTTAGAG GAACAAGAAGGAGCAACTCTACTAGTTTCTGCTAAATTTGATGTTGTTTCTGTGCGTAACATCTACCTTCAGTTTGAAGAG ATTActgttcaaaatataaaaatcagtGAAGAACTGCAAGCTGTAATAGCTCCAGCATTACTCCCACGGTCATTTTTAAGTCTTCAG ATCTTGCAGTTCCTTCGTACTTTCAAAGCTCAAATTCCTGTAACAAACACAGGAAG ACAAAGAGCAGTGGGAGGGCTGTATTACCTATCTTATCTAGATTCGAACATGCTTTTGGGGCGTGCAGTTGGCGGCGGTGGAGTATTTGTGTTTACTAGATCTCAACCTCTTGACTTGTGA
- the LOC125418750 gene encoding V-type proton ATPase catalytic subunit A: MTAVYGARLTTFEDAEKESEYGYVRKVSGPVVVADGMAGAAMYELVRVGHDNLIGEIIRLEGDSATIQVYEETAGLMVNDPVLRTHKPLSVELGPGILGNIFDGIQRPLKTIARISGDVYIPRGFAVSALDKDTLWEFNPKKLGEGDLLTGGDLYASVFENSLMQHHVPLPPDAMGKITYIAPAGQYSLKDTVLELEFQGVTKKFTMLQSWPVRTSRPVASKLAADTPLLTGQRVLDALFPSVLGGTCAIPGAFGCGKTVISQALSKYSNSDTVVYVGCGERGNEMAEVLMDFPQLTMTLPDGREESVMKRTTLVANTSNMPVAAREASIYTGITIAEYFRDMGYNVSMMADSTSRWAEALREISGRLAEMPADSGYPAYLAARLASFYERAGKVKCLGGPERTGSVTIVGAVSPPGGDFSDPVTSATLSIVQVFWGLDKKLAQRKHFPSVNWLISYSKYSTALESFYEQFDPDFINIRTKAREVLQREDDLNEIVQLVGKDALAEGDKITLETAKLLREDYLAQNAFTPYDKFCPFYKSVWMMRNIIHFYNLANQAVEKGAGMDGQKITYTLIKHRLGDLFYRLVSQKFEDPAEGEAALVAKFSKLHEDLTSGFRALEDETR; the protein is encoded by the exons ATGACGGCGGTGTACGGAGCCCGATTGACCACGTTCGAGGACGCGGAGAAGGAGAGCGAGTATGGTTACGTCCGCAAG GTCTCAGGACCAGTCGTCGTTGCTGATGGCATGGCTGGGGCTGCTATGTATGAGCTAGTTCGTGTGGGTCATGACAACCTGATTGGTGAAATCATTCGTTTGGAAGGAGATTCTGCCACAATCCAAG TTTACGAGGAAACAGCTGGGCTGATGGTAAATGATCCTGTTTTAAGGACACACAAG CCTTTATCAGTGGAGTTGGGACCTGGAATATTGGGAAATATTTTTGATGGAATTCAG AGGCCTTTGAAAACCATTGCAAGAATATCTGGTGATGTCTATATCCCACGTGGTTTTGCTGTCTCAGCTCTTGACAAAGATACGCTCTGGgaatttaatcctaaaaaaTTAG GTGAAGGAGACCTTCTTACTGGAGGAGACTTGTATGCT TCCGTCTTTGAGAACAGTctcatgcagcaccatgttccCCTTCCTCCTGATGCTATGGGAAAAATCACTTACATTGCGCCAGCTGGTCAATATTCATTGAAG GATACTGTTTTAGAACTTGAGTTTCAAGGTGTCACAAAGAAATTTACTATGCTTCAG TCTTGGCCAGTACGTACATCAAGGCCTGTTGCATCAAAGCTTGCTGCTGATACTCCACTACTTACTGGGCAG CGTGTTCTTGATGCACTTTTCCCCTCAGTTCTTGGTGGGACTTGTGCCATACCTGGGGCTTTTGGCTGTGGAAAAACAGTTATTAGTCAAGCTCTTTCAAAG TACTCTAACTCTGACACGGTTGTTTATGTTGGTTGTGGAGAGCGAGGAAATGAAATGGCAGAG GTCCTTATGGATTTTCCTCAACTGACAATGACATTGCCTGATGGTCGTGAAGAATCTGTCATGAAGCGTACAACACTTGTGGCCAACACTTCTAACATGCCTGTGGCTGCTCGTGAGGCTTCAATCTATACTG GAATCACTATTGCTGAATATTTTAGAGATATGGGCTACAATGTCAGTATGATGGCAGATTCAACATCTAGATGGGCAGAAGCATTGCGTGAGATATCGGGTCGACtg GCTGAAATGCCTGCAGACAGTGGATATCCTGCTTACCTGGCAGCACGTTTGGCCTCATTCTACGAACGTGCCGGTAAAGTAAAATGCCTTGGTGGACCAGAACGTACTGGTAGTGTGACAATTGTTGGTGCTGTCTCTCCCCCAGGAGGAGACTTCTCAGATCCTGTGACATCTGCAACCCTTAGCATTGTCCAG GTTTTCTGGGGTCTGGACAAAAAGCTTGCCCAGAGGAAGCATTTCCCTTCTGTGAACTGGCTTATTTCCTACTCTAAATACTCAACG GCCCTGGAATCGTTCTATGAGCAATTTGATCCAGATTTTATCAACATCAGGACAAAGGCACGTGAAGTTCTGCAGCGAGAGGATGATTTGAATGAAATTGTTCAG CTTGTAGGAAAGGATGCTTTAGCTGAAGGAGATAAGATCACACTAGAGACTGCAAAGCTTTTGAGGGAGGATTATCTTGCACAGAATGCATTTACTCC ATATGACAAATTCTGTCCTTTCTACAAGTCAGTCTGGATGATGCGTAATATTATTCATTTCTATAATTTGGCCAATCAG GCAGTGGAGAAAGGAGCTGGTATGGATGGTCAAAAGATTACTTACACCTTAATCAAGCATCGGCTGGGAGACCTTTTTTACCGTTTAGT GTCCCAAAAGTTTGAGGATCCAGCAGAAGGCGAAGCAGCTCTTGTTGCAAAATTCAGCAAGCTGCACGAGGATTTGACAAGTGGTTTCCGTGCACTTGAGGATGAAACTCGATGA
- the LOC107428244 gene encoding probable plastid-lipid-associated protein 10, chloroplastic isoform X2, with the protein MDLAFASPLYLPIGKRAVDKIKPYSSILTVGRKVSPYKLFSCSATIANQPTQSLEFEVENKKHDLLRAIQDTQRGLVTTADQRSSIEEALVCVEGYNKGSPIDLVKLDGTWRLQYTSAPDVLVLLEAAARLPFFQVGQIFQKFECQDQSSGGVIQNVVQWSIPALLEEQEGATLLVSAKFDVVSVRNIYLQFEEITVQNIKISEELQAVIAPALLPRSFLSLQILQFLRTFKAQIPVTNTGRQRAVGGLYYLSYLDSNMLLGRAVGGGGVFVFTRSQPLDL; encoded by the exons ATGGATTTGGCTTTTGCTTCTCCATTGTACCTTCCAATTGGAAAGAGAGCTGTTGACAAGATCAAGCCTTACAGCTCAATACTCACTGTGGGTAGAAAGGTGTCCCCCTACAAATTGTTTTCATGCTCGGCGACTATAGCAAACCAACCAACTCAG TCACTGGAGTTTGAAGTAGAGAACAAAAAACACGACCTCTTGAGAGCTATTCAGGACACTCAACGTGGCCTTGTTACAACTGCTGATCAACGCTCTTCAATAGAGGAGGCTTTG GTATGTGTGGAAGGATACAACAAGGGTTCACCAATTGACTTGGTGAAATTGGATGGAACTTGGCGATTGCAGTATACCTCTGCCCCTGATGTTCTAGTTCTTTTGGAGGCTGCTGCCAGGCTTCCTTTCTTTCAG GTTGGGCAGATCTTCCAAAAATTTGAATGCCAGGATCAGTCCAGTGGAGGTGTGATCCAGAATGTTGTGCAGTGGAGTATCCCTGCCCTCTTAGAG GAACAAGAAGGAGCAACTCTACTAGTTTCTGCTAAATTTGATGTTGTTTCTGTGCGTAACATCTACCTTCAGTTTGAAGAG ATTActgttcaaaatataaaaatcagtGAAGAACTGCAAGCTGTAATAGCTCCAGCATTACTCCCACGGTCATTTTTAAGTCTTCAG ATCTTGCAGTTCCTTCGTACTTTCAAAGCTCAAATTCCTGTAACAAACACAGGAAG ACAAAGAGCAGTGGGAGGGCTGTATTACCTATCTTATCTAGATTCGAACATGCTTTTGGGGCGTGCAGTTGGCGGCGGTGGAGTATTTGTGTTTACTAGATCTCAACCTCTTGACTTGTGA
- the LOC107428240 gene encoding uncharacterized protein LOC107428240 isoform X1 — translation MLSVSSSSSYWQALSRLGALSVPSHSHHRSSVPSPATNSQPLFHCSLTGFRDISPATSPAKSNAVSFTSTDTSKINDQKDGVQGNRGEEGEEEEEEEGKGISRIRVPRQKYIPISKAELLDGIVSNMFDADADDTKQFLLLSSCLDSILHAEHKRILEEMRADYFVSHRTENGQRKHEGSPNPNGKVVGKGEDSESAINGIGSLEDEDTELSNLKPFSYVFDLRNLLVSSPKNEKSVAVATRFQRAFMQLLYDAQFEELSARDLMLTSALNSDYLLTLPIYVDWKKASESNAIIFRRGYATETQKGLLLVEKLDYLQSKLLRGIFFIISKPLGKLGRWLTEAFNDGGKTQEAQEWTKRLKLWLKDYLLFEQSFQYDERTSDGPLGVDQLSDTDLPIWLAAQRAVSRYEGLLSPVGPRGRLLRKLLTWIGLIPPTPETPFDVDSDANASEPNTRSIFLSRISLSDIWRPATRKYCGNDIWKMLKTSISILLSQSTLQNLGCQILGFGHEFLKFLKGSSLFQFTVVMFLVATRAFQELILLYTEEVDKGDTEIKSEVPSSQLKIYERIPIPELPVVFPHKKLSFRIIDTVRLDAATIVGLLAYIINYKFENLFSPSAIFLDVVAISALIIYVTRVVLGYKQTWDRYQLLVNRTLYEKTLASGFGSVHFLLDASEQQQYKEAILAYAVMLKVEKGKITSHRSVGNECEKFMYDTFKVKVEMPVEKATNTLLRLGLAAEAPVNGRMTLQAVPCSKAYEALQQRWNSLLGSG, via the exons ATGTTAtcagtttcttcttcttcttcttattggcAAGCTCTGAGCCGACTCGGCGCTCTCTCTGTGCCCTCACACAGTCACCACCGATCATCGGTGCCGTCGCCGGCGACAAACTCTCAGCCTCTCTTCCATTGCTCTCTCACCGGCTTCCGAGACATTTCTCCGGCTACTTCGCCGGCCAAATCCAACGCCGTTTCGTTCACAAGTACGGACACCAGCAAAATAAATGATCAAAAGGATGGTGTTCAAGGAAACAGAGGCGAAGAaggtgaagaggaagaagaagaagaaggaaaagggatTTCTAGAATACGAGTTCCCAGACAGAAATACATCCCCATTTCCAAAGCCGAGCTCTTAGACGGCATCGTTTCGAACATGTTCGACGCTGACGCTGATGATACCAAGCAGTTTCTTCTCCTCTCCTC TTGCTTGGATTCCATACTTCATGCTGAGCACAAGAGAATTTTGGAAGAAATGCGTGCTGATTATTTCGTTTCTCATCGCACTGAGAATGGGCAAAGGAAACATGAAGGGTCGCCGAATCCGAATGGGAAAGTTGTGGGTAAAGGGGAGGACTCCGAGTCTGCCATTAATGGAATTGGGAGCTTGGAGGATGAAGACACTGAACTCAGCAACCTAAAGCCATTCAGCTATGTTTTCGATTTGAGAAATCTCTTGGTTTCTTCGCCTAAGAATGAAAAAAG TGTTGCTGTTGCCactcgttttcaacgtgctttCATGCAACTACTTTATGATGCTCAGTTTGAAGAATTATCAGCCAGGGATTTGATGCTGACATCTGCACTGAACTCAGATTATCTCCTTACTTTGCCTATATATGTTGATTGGAAGAAAGCATCAGAATCCAATGCAATAATATTCAG ACGAGGATATGCGACTGAGACACAGAAAGGCCTCCTACTTGTTGAAAAATTGGATTATCTACAGTCGAAGCTTCTGAGAGGAATCTTCTTCATTATATCAAAACCATTGGGGAAACTTGGCAGGTGGTTAACTGAG GCTTTCAATGATGGTGGGAAAACACAAGAAGCGCAAGAGTGGACTAAGAGGTTAAAGCTCTGGCTAAAGGATTATCTTCTTTTTGAGCAGTCATTTCAATATGATGAAAGGACTTCTGATGGTCCACTAGGAGTAGACCAACTATCAGATACGGATCTTCCTATTTGGCTGGCAGCACAAAGGGCAGTGTCTCGTTATGAAGGATTGTTGTCACCAGTTGGTCCGCGGGGAAGGCTCTTAAGGAAGTTGCTTACTTGGATTGGACTTATTCCTCCTACACCAGAAACACCATTTGATGTTGACAGTGATGCTAATGCTTCTGAACCTAATACAAG GTCCATTTTTTTATCAAGGATATCACTTAGTGATATATGGAGACCTGCTACAAGGAAATACTGTGGAAACGATATTTGGAAAATGTTAAAAACTTCTATTTCCATTCTTCTCTCACAGTCAACCCTCCAG AACTTGGGTTGTCAGATTCTTGGGTTCGGACACGAGTTTCTAAAGTTCTTGAAGGGATCTTCTCTTTTCCAGTTTACTGTCGTTATGTTCCTTGTTGCCACTAGAG CATTCCAAGAATTGATTTTGCTTTATACCGAGGAAGTAGATAAAGGGGATACTGAAATCAAATCCGAGGTTCCATCGTCGCAGTTGAAGATATATGAGAGAATTCCCATTCCAGAATTACCA GTTGTCTTTCCTCACAAAAAGCTATCTTTCCGTATCATAGACACG GTACGCTTGGATGCTGCCACGATAGTGGGGCTTTTGGCATACATCATAAACTACAAGTTTGAGAATCTCTTTTCTCC gTCAGCAATATTTCTTGATGTGGTTGCTATAAGTGCCCTTATAATATATGTGACCCGTGTGGTTCTTGGTTACAAACAGACATGGGACAGATATCAA CTATTAGTCAATAGAACACTTTACGAAAAGACTCTAGCAAGTGGATTTGGCTCAGTTCATTTTCTTCTCGATGCTTCTGAACAACAGCAA TACAAGGAAGCCATTTTGGCCTATGCAGTCATGCTCAAAGTGGAGAAGGGCAAG ATCACCAGTCATCGAAGCGTGGGAAACGAATGTGAGAAATTCATGTATGATACATTTAAAGTGAAG GTAGAAATGCCAGTTGAGAAAGCAACAAATACATTGTTGAGGCTTGGCCTTGCAGCTGAAGCTCCCGTTAATGGAAGAATGACCCTGCAGGCAGTGCCTTGTTCAAAGGCATATGAGGCTCTTCAGCAACGTTGGAACAGTTTGCTTGGTTCGGGTTGA
- the LOC107428240 gene encoding uncharacterized protein LOC107428240 isoform X3: protein MLSVSSSSSYWQALSRLGALSVPSHSHHRSSVPSPATNSQPLFHCSLTGFRDISPATSPAKSNAVSFTSTDTSKINDQKDGVQGNRGEEGEEEEEEEGKGISRIRVPRQKYIPISKAELLDGIVSNMFDADADDTKQFLLLSSCLDSILHAEHKRILEEMRADYFVSHRTENGQRKHEGSPNPNGKVVGKGEDSESAINGIGSLEDEDTELSNLKPFSYVFDLRNLLVSSPKNEKSVAVATRFQRAFMQLLYDAQFEELSARDLMLTSALNSDYLLTLPIYVDWKKASESNAIIFRRGYATETQKGLLLVEKLDYLQSKLLRGIFFIISKPLGKLGRWLTEAFNDGGKTQEAQEWTKRLKLWLKDYLLFEQSFQYDERTSDGPLGVDQLSDTDLPIWLAAQRAVSRYEGLLSPVGPRGRLLRKLLTWIGLIPPTPETPFDVDSDANASEPNTRSIFLSRISLSDIWRPATRKYCGNDIWKMLKTSISILLSQSTLQNLGCQILGFGHEFLKFLKGSSLFQFTVVMFLVATRAFQELILLYTEEVDKGDTEIKSEVPSSQLKIYERIPIPELPVVFPHKKLSFRIIDTVRLDAATIVGLLAYIINYKFENLFSPSAIFLDVVAISALIIYVTRVVLGYKQTWDRYQLLVNRTLYEKTLASGFGSVHFLLDASEQQQVINHHCSFSFTRKPFWPMQSCSKWRRARSPVIEAWETNVRNSCMIHLK from the exons ATGTTAtcagtttcttcttcttcttcttattggcAAGCTCTGAGCCGACTCGGCGCTCTCTCTGTGCCCTCACACAGTCACCACCGATCATCGGTGCCGTCGCCGGCGACAAACTCTCAGCCTCTCTTCCATTGCTCTCTCACCGGCTTCCGAGACATTTCTCCGGCTACTTCGCCGGCCAAATCCAACGCCGTTTCGTTCACAAGTACGGACACCAGCAAAATAAATGATCAAAAGGATGGTGTTCAAGGAAACAGAGGCGAAGAaggtgaagaggaagaagaagaagaaggaaaagggatTTCTAGAATACGAGTTCCCAGACAGAAATACATCCCCATTTCCAAAGCCGAGCTCTTAGACGGCATCGTTTCGAACATGTTCGACGCTGACGCTGATGATACCAAGCAGTTTCTTCTCCTCTCCTC TTGCTTGGATTCCATACTTCATGCTGAGCACAAGAGAATTTTGGAAGAAATGCGTGCTGATTATTTCGTTTCTCATCGCACTGAGAATGGGCAAAGGAAACATGAAGGGTCGCCGAATCCGAATGGGAAAGTTGTGGGTAAAGGGGAGGACTCCGAGTCTGCCATTAATGGAATTGGGAGCTTGGAGGATGAAGACACTGAACTCAGCAACCTAAAGCCATTCAGCTATGTTTTCGATTTGAGAAATCTCTTGGTTTCTTCGCCTAAGAATGAAAAAAG TGTTGCTGTTGCCactcgttttcaacgtgctttCATGCAACTACTTTATGATGCTCAGTTTGAAGAATTATCAGCCAGGGATTTGATGCTGACATCTGCACTGAACTCAGATTATCTCCTTACTTTGCCTATATATGTTGATTGGAAGAAAGCATCAGAATCCAATGCAATAATATTCAG ACGAGGATATGCGACTGAGACACAGAAAGGCCTCCTACTTGTTGAAAAATTGGATTATCTACAGTCGAAGCTTCTGAGAGGAATCTTCTTCATTATATCAAAACCATTGGGGAAACTTGGCAGGTGGTTAACTGAG GCTTTCAATGATGGTGGGAAAACACAAGAAGCGCAAGAGTGGACTAAGAGGTTAAAGCTCTGGCTAAAGGATTATCTTCTTTTTGAGCAGTCATTTCAATATGATGAAAGGACTTCTGATGGTCCACTAGGAGTAGACCAACTATCAGATACGGATCTTCCTATTTGGCTGGCAGCACAAAGGGCAGTGTCTCGTTATGAAGGATTGTTGTCACCAGTTGGTCCGCGGGGAAGGCTCTTAAGGAAGTTGCTTACTTGGATTGGACTTATTCCTCCTACACCAGAAACACCATTTGATGTTGACAGTGATGCTAATGCTTCTGAACCTAATACAAG GTCCATTTTTTTATCAAGGATATCACTTAGTGATATATGGAGACCTGCTACAAGGAAATACTGTGGAAACGATATTTGGAAAATGTTAAAAACTTCTATTTCCATTCTTCTCTCACAGTCAACCCTCCAG AACTTGGGTTGTCAGATTCTTGGGTTCGGACACGAGTTTCTAAAGTTCTTGAAGGGATCTTCTCTTTTCCAGTTTACTGTCGTTATGTTCCTTGTTGCCACTAGAG CATTCCAAGAATTGATTTTGCTTTATACCGAGGAAGTAGATAAAGGGGATACTGAAATCAAATCCGAGGTTCCATCGTCGCAGTTGAAGATATATGAGAGAATTCCCATTCCAGAATTACCA GTTGTCTTTCCTCACAAAAAGCTATCTTTCCGTATCATAGACACG GTACGCTTGGATGCTGCCACGATAGTGGGGCTTTTGGCATACATCATAAACTACAAGTTTGAGAATCTCTTTTCTCC gTCAGCAATATTTCTTGATGTGGTTGCTATAAGTGCCCTTATAATATATGTGACCCGTGTGGTTCTTGGTTACAAACAGACATGGGACAGATATCAA CTATTAGTCAATAGAACACTTTACGAAAAGACTCTAGCAAGTGGATTTGGCTCAGTTCATTTTCTTCTCGATGCTTCTGAACAACAGCAAGTAATTAACCACCATTGTTCATTTTCCTT TACAAGGAAGCCATTTTGGCCTATGCAGTCATGCTCAAAGTGGAGAAGGGCAAG ATCACCAGTCATCGAAGCGTGGGAAACGAATGTGAGAAATTCATGTATGATACATTTAAAGTGA
- the LOC107428240 gene encoding uncharacterized protein LOC107428240 isoform X2, translated as MLSVSSSSSYWQALSRLGALSVPSHSHHRSSVPSPATNSQPLFHCSLTGFRDISPATSPAKSNAVSFTSTDTSKINDQKDGVQGNRGEEGEEEEEEEGKGISRIRVPRQKYIPISKAELLDGIVSNMFDADADDTKQFLLLSSCLDSILHAEHKRILEEMRADYFVSHRTENGQRKHEGSPNPNGKVVGKGEDSESAINGIGSLEDEDTELSNLKPFSYVFDLRNLLVSSPKNEKSVAVATRFQRAFMQLLYDAQFEELSARDLMLTSALNSDYLLTLPIYVDWKKASESNAIIFRRGYATETQKGLLLVEKLDYLQSKLLRGIFFIISKPLGKLGRWLTEAFNDGGKTQEAQEWTKRLKLWLKDYLLFEQSFQYDERTSDGPLGVDQLSDTDLPIWLAAQRAVSRYEGLLSPVGPRGRLLRKLLTWIGLIPPTPETPFDVDSDANASEPNTRSIFLSRISLSDIWRPATRKYCGNDIWKMLKTSISILLSQSTLQEPAFQELILLYTEEVDKGDTEIKSEVPSSQLKIYERIPIPELPVVFPHKKLSFRIIDTVRLDAATIVGLLAYIINYKFENLFSPSAIFLDVVAISALIIYVTRVVLGYKQTWDRYQLLVNRTLYEKTLASGFGSVHFLLDASEQQQYKEAILAYAVMLKVEKGKITSHRSVGNECEKFMYDTFKVKVEMPVEKATNTLLRLGLAAEAPVNGRMTLQAVPCSKAYEALQQRWNSLLGSG; from the exons ATGTTAtcagtttcttcttcttcttcttattggcAAGCTCTGAGCCGACTCGGCGCTCTCTCTGTGCCCTCACACAGTCACCACCGATCATCGGTGCCGTCGCCGGCGACAAACTCTCAGCCTCTCTTCCATTGCTCTCTCACCGGCTTCCGAGACATTTCTCCGGCTACTTCGCCGGCCAAATCCAACGCCGTTTCGTTCACAAGTACGGACACCAGCAAAATAAATGATCAAAAGGATGGTGTTCAAGGAAACAGAGGCGAAGAaggtgaagaggaagaagaagaagaaggaaaagggatTTCTAGAATACGAGTTCCCAGACAGAAATACATCCCCATTTCCAAAGCCGAGCTCTTAGACGGCATCGTTTCGAACATGTTCGACGCTGACGCTGATGATACCAAGCAGTTTCTTCTCCTCTCCTC TTGCTTGGATTCCATACTTCATGCTGAGCACAAGAGAATTTTGGAAGAAATGCGTGCTGATTATTTCGTTTCTCATCGCACTGAGAATGGGCAAAGGAAACATGAAGGGTCGCCGAATCCGAATGGGAAAGTTGTGGGTAAAGGGGAGGACTCCGAGTCTGCCATTAATGGAATTGGGAGCTTGGAGGATGAAGACACTGAACTCAGCAACCTAAAGCCATTCAGCTATGTTTTCGATTTGAGAAATCTCTTGGTTTCTTCGCCTAAGAATGAAAAAAG TGTTGCTGTTGCCactcgttttcaacgtgctttCATGCAACTACTTTATGATGCTCAGTTTGAAGAATTATCAGCCAGGGATTTGATGCTGACATCTGCACTGAACTCAGATTATCTCCTTACTTTGCCTATATATGTTGATTGGAAGAAAGCATCAGAATCCAATGCAATAATATTCAG ACGAGGATATGCGACTGAGACACAGAAAGGCCTCCTACTTGTTGAAAAATTGGATTATCTACAGTCGAAGCTTCTGAGAGGAATCTTCTTCATTATATCAAAACCATTGGGGAAACTTGGCAGGTGGTTAACTGAG GCTTTCAATGATGGTGGGAAAACACAAGAAGCGCAAGAGTGGACTAAGAGGTTAAAGCTCTGGCTAAAGGATTATCTTCTTTTTGAGCAGTCATTTCAATATGATGAAAGGACTTCTGATGGTCCACTAGGAGTAGACCAACTATCAGATACGGATCTTCCTATTTGGCTGGCAGCACAAAGGGCAGTGTCTCGTTATGAAGGATTGTTGTCACCAGTTGGTCCGCGGGGAAGGCTCTTAAGGAAGTTGCTTACTTGGATTGGACTTATTCCTCCTACACCAGAAACACCATTTGATGTTGACAGTGATGCTAATGCTTCTGAACCTAATACAAG GTCCATTTTTTTATCAAGGATATCACTTAGTGATATATGGAGACCTGCTACAAGGAAATACTGTGGAAACGATATTTGGAAAATGTTAAAAACTTCTATTTCCATTCTTCTCTCACAGTCAACCCTCCAG GAGCCAGCATTCCAAGAATTGATTTTGCTTTATACCGAGGAAGTAGATAAAGGGGATACTGAAATCAAATCCGAGGTTCCATCGTCGCAGTTGAAGATATATGAGAGAATTCCCATTCCAGAATTACCA GTTGTCTTTCCTCACAAAAAGCTATCTTTCCGTATCATAGACACG GTACGCTTGGATGCTGCCACGATAGTGGGGCTTTTGGCATACATCATAAACTACAAGTTTGAGAATCTCTTTTCTCC gTCAGCAATATTTCTTGATGTGGTTGCTATAAGTGCCCTTATAATATATGTGACCCGTGTGGTTCTTGGTTACAAACAGACATGGGACAGATATCAA CTATTAGTCAATAGAACACTTTACGAAAAGACTCTAGCAAGTGGATTTGGCTCAGTTCATTTTCTTCTCGATGCTTCTGAACAACAGCAA TACAAGGAAGCCATTTTGGCCTATGCAGTCATGCTCAAAGTGGAGAAGGGCAAG ATCACCAGTCATCGAAGCGTGGGAAACGAATGTGAGAAATTCATGTATGATACATTTAAAGTGAAG GTAGAAATGCCAGTTGAGAAAGCAACAAATACATTGTTGAGGCTTGGCCTTGCAGCTGAAGCTCCCGTTAATGGAAGAATGACCCTGCAGGCAGTGCCTTGTTCAAAGGCATATGAGGCTCTTCAGCAACGTTGGAACAGTTTGCTTGGTTCGGGTTGA